The following is a genomic window from Brevibacterium limosum.
TCTCCCGGTTCGTCGACGAGTGAGACGGCTGACGACGGCTCAGATTTCGTTGCGACCTTCCTGCCTCCCTGAGCTGAAGAGCCGTACGTGTTCCTCAGAGGCCGAGGTAGGCGGCCTGAACGTCCGGGTTGTCGAGCAGCCGTGAGGCATCATCGGCGAGGACGATCCGCCCCTCAGCGAGGACGTAGCCTCGGTGGGCAATCGCCAATGATGCCTTCGCGTTCTGCTCACTGAGCAGGACTCCGATCCCGTTGCGGTTGATCTGGGCGACCGATTCGAGGACCTGCTCGACGACGATGGGAGCCAAACCCATCGACGGCTCATCCAGGATCAGCAGGCTCGGATCCGACATCAGCGCTCGACCGACCGCGACCATCTGCTGCTGTCCTCCGGACAGGGAGCCTGCCGGCTGCTTCGCCTTCTCCTTGAGGATCGGAAACAGGTCGAGGACCTCAGCATAGATCTCTTCGGTTCGAGAACCGTTCCGGTGAGGGTAGGACCCCAGACGCAGGTTCTTCTCCACCGACATCTTGCCGAAC
Proteins encoded in this region:
- a CDS encoding ABC transporter ATP-binding protein, which encodes MLTLDNVSTGYDAADVLHGVSITARPGELTVILGANGSGKTTLFKTISGLMRVRAGSIAYEGRQLHRARPNAIVKAGIAHCPEGRHLFGKMSVEKNLRLGSYPHRNGSRTEEIYAEVLDLFPILKEKAKQPAGSLSGGQQQMVAVGRALMSDPSLLILDEPSMGLAPIVVEQVLESVAQINRNGIGVLLSEQNAKASLAIAHRGYVLAEGRIVLADDASRLLDNPDVQAAYLGL